The Solea senegalensis isolate Sse05_10M linkage group LG4, IFAPA_SoseM_1, whole genome shotgun sequence genome includes a region encoding these proteins:
- the timm17a gene encoding mitochondrial import inner membrane translocase subunit Tim17-A gives MEEYAREPCPWRIVDDCGGAFTMGAIGGGIFQAVKGFRNAPSGMSHRMRGSMTAIKTRAPQLGGSFAVWGGLFSMIDCGLVKVRGKEDPWNSITSGAMTGAILAARNGPVAMVGSAAMGGILLALIEGAGILLTRFASAQFPTGPQFAEEPAPAPMPSPSFGDYSQYQ, from the exons ATGGAGGAATATGCCAGAGAACCATG CCCTTGGAGAATTGTGGACGACTGTGGTGGAGCCTTCACCATGGGAGCCATTGGAGGAGGAATATTTCAGGCAGTAAAGGGCTTCAGAAATGCACCCTCA GGGATGAGCCACAGAATGAGAGGTAGCATGACTGCAATCAAAACCAGAGCCCCACAGCTTGGAG GTAGCTTTGCAGTATGGGGAGGCCTTTTCTCCATGATTGACTGTGGATTAGTAAAAGTCAGAGGAAAAGAAGATCCATGGAACTCAATAACAAGTGGGGCCATGACAGGAGCTATCCTTGCTGCAAGAA ATGGACCGGTAGCCATGGTGGGATCAGCAGCCATGGGAGGCATTCTGCTGGCATTGATAGAGGGTGCTGGAATCTTGCTTACAAGGTTTGCTTCTGCACAATTTCCAACTG gGCCTCAGTTTGCAGAGGAACCTGCCCCTGCTCCCATGCCTTCCCCTTCCTTTGGAGACTACAGCCAATATCAGTGA
- the LOC122768571 gene encoding leiomodin-1-like, with amino-acid sequence MSRAKVRGLTRTGRQVSEDPDLDTLLSTLSPEEVEELQQDMMKVPDIKPEDGKVVVQGETQPRSSNVLDAKLDSRRESDTKGRLSQREQSFEGEAKKESRKQEYLRKMGLSQEGNDDIDVGLRRQASVSSERDAKVDERNGKGPENPKEEQRRFSSRYRRQEGKDNDVKEIHDKDKCEDNCLRDKRESRESTGSKTKDMISKLQEKKEDCREKERREDCRSRDESKTKDIISRLREKSEKDVGKEKERKSESIRTSGRVSKMLEKQSKAQESQESKCEEKKPKAEEKKVEDKTKTDVKLERQLSEKGEVQVKHDKAEKRTDREELVNHSNHVKEKEKINTERKAEEKKERDDDRENVKKAAETEKMGNCVTKNTPKKKVKEEEAEDEESSMFDELMDQVRSNDPSLTELNVNNSEVIKTKTLIEFAEALQNNSHVKTFSLANCRADDHVAYAVAGTIRSNKTITSINIDSNHLTGKGILSLIQALQRNSTLTELRFQNQRHVCGGKTEMEMTKILKDNTTLLKLGYHFELAGPRMTTTNILSRNMDRQRQKRLQEQKQAQANGEKKGSLDVPKTGGGGSLRNSPKASPKPSPMPSPVPSPKLTPRRRTGGPAPPPPPPPPGGGPPPPPPPMMDGDALKNTLSPGRSKNSRDQLLASIRGSNVKQLKKVPVPKWLQ; translated from the exons ATGTCCAGGGCAAAGGTGAGAGGCCTGACCCGCACAGGCCGCCAGGTCAGCGAGGACCCAGACTTGGACACCTTGCTGTCCACCCTCTCCCCTGAGGAagtggaggagctgcagcaggacaTGATGAAGGTGCCTGACATCAAACCAGAGGATGGGAAGGTCGTTGTCCAAGGGGAGACTCAGCCAAGGAGCAGCAATGTCTTGGATGCTAAGCTGGACAGCAGACGGGAGAGTGACACTAAAGGAAGGCTCAGTCAGAGGGAGCAGTCATTTGAG GGCGAGGCAAAGAAGGAGAGCCGGAAGCAAGAATACCTGAGAAAGATGGGCCTGAGCCAGGAGGGGAACGATGACATTGATGTAGGACTACGAAGACAAGCTAGTGTCTCAAGTGAGAGAGATGCTAAGGTGGACGAAAGAAATGGTAAAGGTCCTGAAAATCCAAAGGAGGAGCAAAGACGGTTTTCAAGTAGATACCGGAGGCAGGAGGGCAAAGACAATGATGTGAAAGAGATTCACGACAAAGACAAATGCGAAGACAATTGTctaagagacaaaagagagagcagagagagcacAGGTAGCAAAACAAAGGACATGATCTCCAAGTTACAGGAAAAGAAGGAAGACTGTAGAGAgaaggaaaggagagaagacTGCAGGAGTAGAGATGAAAGTAAAACTAAagacattatctcaaggctacGAGAAAAAAGTGAGAAGGATGTGGgcaaggaaaaggaaagaaagtcCGAGAGTATCAGGACATCAGGACGTGTCTCCAAAATGCTGGAGAAGCAGAGCAAGGCACAAGAAAGCCAGGAGAGCAAATGTGAGGAAAAGAAGCcaaaagcagaggagaagaaagttGAAGATAAAACCAAAACTGATGTCAAACTTGAGCGACAACTGTCTGAGAAGGGTGAAGTACAGGTGAAACATGACAAGGCAGAAAAAAGAACAGATCGAGAAGAGTTGGTTAACCACAGTAATCAcgtgaaagagaaggagaagattaacacagagaggaaagcagaggagaaaaaggaaagagatgATGATAGAGAGAATGttaaaaaagcagccgaaactGAGAAGATGGGCAATTGTGTTACCAAAaacacccccaaaaaaaaggtgaaggaggaagaggcagaggaCGAGGAGTCAAGCATGTTCGATGAGCTAATGGATCAGGTACGAAGCAATGACCCCTCCCTCACTGAGCTCAATGTCAACAACTCCGAGGTCATCAAGACGAAAACGCTCATCGAGTTTGCCGAGGCTTTGCAAAACAACAGCCATgtcaaaacattttctttggctAACTGTCGTGCAGACGATCACGTGGCTTACGCGGTCGCCGGCACGATACGCAGCAATAAGACGATCACCAGCATCAACATTGACTCCAATCATCTCACTGGCAAGGGCATCCTGTCCCTCATCCAGGCTCTGCAACGCAACTCCACACTGACTGAGCTTCGATTCCAAAACCAGCGGCACGTCTGCGGTGGCaagacagagatggagatgaCCAAAATCCTGAAAGACAACACCACCTTACTCAAACTGGGCTATCACTTTGAGTTAGCAGGGCCAAGAATGACCACTACAAACATACTGAGTCGCAACATGGACCGGCAGAGACAGAAGCGCCTGCAGGAACAGAAGCAGGCCCAGGCTAATGGAGAGAAGAAGGGATCACTGGATGTGCCCAAGACTGGAGGTGGAGGATCCCTGAGAAATTCACCCAAAGCTTCCCCAAAACCATCTCCCATGCCCTCTCCCGTGCCTTCACCAAAGCTGACACCCAGAAGAAGAACTGGAGGTCCggctccaccaccacctccgcctcctcctgGCGGTggtcctccacctcctcctcctcctatgaTGGATGGAGATGCCCTGAAGAACACTCTCAGTCCAGGTCGTAGTAAAAACTCACGGGACCAATTGCTTGCCTCGATCAGAGGAAGCAATGTTAAACAACTCAAGAAG GTGCCGGTGCCAAAGTGGTTGCAGTAA
- the LOC122768573 gene encoding ras-related protein Rap-1A-like gives MREYKLVVLGSGGVGKSALTVQFVQGIFVEKYDPTIEDSYRKQVEVDGQQCMLEILDTAGTEQFTAMRDLYMKNGQGFALVYSITAQSTFNDLQDLREQILRVKDTEDVPMILVGNKCDLEDERVVGKEQGQNLARQWNHCAFLESSAKSKINVLDIFYDLVRQINRKTPVEKKKAKKKSNCVLL, from the exons ATGCGTGAATACAAGCTAGTGGTTTTAGGCTCTGGAGGTGTGGGCAAGTCTGCTCTG ACAGTTCAGTTTGTACAGGGAATCTTTGTGGAAAAATATGACCCGACAATAGAAGACTCGTACAGAAAG cAAGTGGAGGTAGATGGGCAGCAATGTATGCTTGAAATTCTTGACACAGCAGGCACA GAACAGTTTACAGCAATGAGGGACTTGTACATGAAGAATGGCCAAGGGTTCGCCCTGGTTTACTCCATCACAGCACAGTCAACCTTCAACGACCTCCAGGACCTGAGAGAACAGATTCTACGAGTAAAGGACACAGAGGAT GTGCCGATGATTCTGGTGGGGAACAAATGTGACTTGGAGGACGAGCGTGTTGTGGGGAAGGAGCAGGGCCAGAACCTGGCCAGACAGTGGAACCACTGTGCCTTTTTAGAGTCCTCTGCTAAGTCAAAGATCAACGTCCTCGAT ATCTTCTATGACCTGGTCAGACAGATAAATAGGAAAACGCCAGTGGAAAAGAAGAAGGCGAAAAAGAAATCCAACTGTGTCCTGCTTTAA